From the Musa acuminata AAA Group cultivar baxijiao chromosome BXJ3-1, Cavendish_Baxijiao_AAA, whole genome shotgun sequence genome, the window CCTCAATGGTCCGCCTAAAAATGGGGTCACGTGGCGATCTCTGACGTGAGAAGGTGACGTGGGCGGAGGTGTGCCGCTTACAGCCGCGTGGCGGTTGCCGCACCCCCGCGCTCGAAGCCAAAAGCCCGGTGGGGACCGGGAAACCGGACGCCGTTTCCTCTAAGGTGCGGTCATCACCTTTTGACCAACCCGTCTCCATGAGGCGTATAATAATTATACGTACACAGGAAATACCGCCCCttaaatggagagagagagagagagagagagagagaaagcactATGGTTTACTGTTGGGGgaaagcagaggaggaggaggaggaggagcggcagAAGGTGATGATGCCGTGGTGGGACAAGAAGGTGGTGTTCCCGGTGAAGCGGGCCTGGGTCGCCATCGCCGCCCGGGTCAAAGCCTGCAAGCACGGTAAGCTCACCCTCATACGGATAGCGCTCTCTCGTTGCTTTACTGAACTGTGTATCGTATGGACTCCCCAATTCATCGTCTTCCAACCGTGGATTTGATGCTGTGTTGTTTGCTCGCTAACTTGCAGGCCGTGGTGGCATCGGAGTGTCCGCCAAGGTTCAGGCCGTGGGCAGAGCAGGTTGTGCGCCCTTGTGGGAATCTTGATTCCTGACTTTGTGATCATTACGAGATTTTGGAGACGGCAAcccatcgatcgatcgatcgatgggTCTCAGCATAATCGTCTCTTATGTTATTTGTTGGACACAGGCGATGGGATTCTGAAGCTTCACGACGACGTTCAAACGTGCGGGTACGAAGATGTGCAGGTGATGTGGGAAATGGTGAGGAGATCAAAGACGGAGGGGTCCAACCCATCCGAGCAGCGGAAGCGACGGCTTGGAGGCCATCAGCCTGCGCCTCCCGACGAACGTCCTCCTGTGACTCGATGGAGTTGCTTCAACATCACCACCGCCAATGAAGTGGTGGAAGAGGAGGTAGGAGGATTCGAACACAGAGCTGCAGTAGCAGCTGTTCCcccttcatcatcttcttcttcttgttgtgcATGACAATAACATTGTACTCCAACCTTGTAGTTTAAGTGTACATATGGGGTTTCAAGAACTTCTTCTCCGATGGAAGATGGTGGAAGAAAGTGTCGATCGAAAGGACTCCTCTGTCTATGCATGTGAAATATTAGATCATGAACTCTAATACTATTCTCACTAAAAGTAAGTGAAGTATAGATCAAAGTTGTTCATTTCTTCCATTTCCTTATAGTTAATCGGGATAAAGATCTCACTTAAAATCGAATATTGGCTCCATCGGATTCATTTCTATGTCTCTTAAAGCTTTAGATTTCATCTTCTTTTTAACATGATTTGCTATGCACATGAGGATCTCTCCTCACCAACATCTAtgtttatcttcttcttctgttcaagATGAAGACGGGTGGATCGTACGAAGATTGACATCTACGCGCATCTCTTTGTTATAGATTCTGTAGATCGTACAATGATTGGGTTGTGGGAAAAGCCTCATAATTTGAGGCTCCTACGCAGGAAGTCATTACATTAGAGGCAAATATTTTGTGTGACAAAAATAGTTGGTAGAGCGAGATGGTCGCAATCGAGGAAGGGCTGTATCAATGCAAACCGAGCTACAATTTCCATAATAGAAGTTGATAGAGAATAGAGATTCTAAGTTATCTCACTAGTGAGTAAAGATTTAAAGCATAAACTTTTTTTTCTCATTGTTTATGATAAGATAAACAATCATAAACTTTCTTCTTATCCATTACAACGAAGAAAACAACATAAATTTCGTTCTATCATTTAAAGTATGGACTTCTTTTGAATTACTTGAACTTATATTACTAACTTGAATATCAGGGGGATTGAGTTGAGAAACCTTTCTTGATCTCGATCTTGGTACAAATAATACATCGAGAGCTTTGCGTTTTACCTCGGATAACTCTACGTATGTGAATCCAAATCATATCGGATATCGGATTGATTAAGACGTCAACAATTTACCTGAGCATCATGCTTGATATTGTTTGGGATGCCATGCATGTCTCTAAATTTTTGAAAgtttttctcatatatatatatgaagaagaaaatatatgtatAACTATTATATTCTTATCTCTTTCTAAACGAAGGATTTGTCTGTTTTTGAGTGtcgaaattttcttttcttgaaagAAATAAGGGAGATGATGGAACAAATGTCGGAGAGAACTATTTATGTGCTCGTCGAATGTTAGATCATTCTAATTTTTGCTTGCCACAATGCCCGTGGGAGTTCTCCATGGTTGGATTACTTGTGTGATTTGGTTCGACATTGGGCTTTTAATTGCTTCGGCCCATTTCCGAGTTGGGCTCAACTTGAAATATGAGATTCAAGTATGTGTCTTATTCTTCCATGAACAAATGTTAGAAGCCAAAATTGAAAGTCTACCGAAATTTACATCGATATATTAATCAGAAACATAACTATGCTAAGTGAGATAAACAATAATTCTCAATTGTACATATAAAGTATAGCGTATCTTATCAAAGGTTTGAAACCTCGACGTGATAATTTTTTCTTTGCGCAAAATAAAATTGATCGTTTTGCATTATGTTATGCGTCGATAAAATTAGCCTTTTAttcctcctctaatttttttctaGTGCAATGAAATTAGTCATAATCTATAGAGAAATTGAAATTTTTTGCATTGTTTTAATGATCCTCCAATTTTCATACCACGAATTCATCTCTTAGTTAAAAAAATAGATAGTTATAAGAGCAAGAAAATACACCCATCTTAAAAAATAGATAGTAACCATGTTTTTTAGGTGCTTTTGATGGAATTTTTATGATTGCATCCCAAATTATTCCCCATTGATATGACCATGTAGTAGTTCTTATTCGAGAAGCACAAACATAAATTTAGatagtaataaataaataaatagttcattattaaatttttttatcgttATTGAAATCGATTGATGAGAAACCCTCTAGATGTAAAATAATTATTCCGACAAGTTTAAGTGCTTGAAACTTTTGATCAAATCACTTTATGCCTCTTTAGAAGATTAATAAAGGACAAAATAGAAATAAAATCACATATGGAAATACATGAGTTGTTGGTAGTCAACAACATGGATATCATTATGATGTGAGAAAAAAAGCCTCCATTATGATAAAGGATCATCTTTAAAGAAATAGATGACATGCACTTTGATTGGGGTACCGTTGTTGAGGTTGAAGAAGTCATAGCAAGTTTGGCCACGCTATTGTTTTGATGTTTGTGATATCAACTAATCATGTTGGAATCTTTTCTTAAAGCATTGAAGTTGAAGTTAAGTTGATATAGACTACCAAATAATGAGATTTCAACATCATTTAAACaattaaattatatgtcaaacctAATATAGCACACTTGGACtctataaatttttaataatatGAGACTCGTTTCAATTAACTTTTATAAGAAAAACtcgaaattattatttttttttggacTTTTCTAAGTATGTCTGGTGCAAGTAGTCGTAGAGATATTGTGTCATGTCATGTCGCACGCTTGCATGTTTTTGTCGTGCACAAGGTTAAGAAACATATTTACGATGGTGTTCtttataatttttcttaaatcccttatttaaatttataatatttttaactttttaCGTTTTAATGGGAGATAAAGTCTTTTTTAATTAATACATTTCTAGCTCATCTCTATTTTTATTAGACATACGATCAGCA encodes:
- the LOC103997687 gene encoding uncharacterized protein LOC103997687 is translated as MVYCWGKAEEEEEEERQKVMMPWWDKKVVFPVKRAWVAIAARVKACKHGRGGIGVSAKVQAVGRAGDGILKLHDDVQTCGYEDVQVMWEMVRRSKTEGSNPSEQRKRRLGGHQPAPPDERPPVTRWSCFNITTANEVVEEEFKCTYGVSRTSSPMEDGGRKCRSKGLLCLCM